The DNA sequence TGGCGCTGGCGGCAACGCCGGTCTCGCCGGCGACGGCGGTGACGGGGCACAGGGCATGCTGGGGAACGCCGATGGCGGCCGGGGTGCCGACGGGGGGAACCCGGGGGCGGTTGGTCTTGGGGGCATCGGTGGTCTGACCGGTGGGTCCGGTACTGAGCATGCGGCCAGTGGTGCTGATGGGCTGGCCGCTACCAGCGGTGGCAACGGTGGTAACGGTGGTGCCGGGTTTGATGTGGCGGCCTACAACGCCGCCCACGCTGGCGATCTTGGCTTCAAGGCACTGTCGATCGCGGGCGGCAACGGCGGTGCAGCCGGCAATGCCGGATTGCTCGGCAACGGCGGCCAAGGCGGTGACGGCGGTAACGGCGGCAATGGTGGTGCCGGCGGTAACGGCGGCTACGGCGGCGGCAAGGGCGGCACCGGCGGTAACGGCGGTAACGGCGGCGCCGGCGGCGATGGCGGCGCGCTGGGCGGTGTCGGCGGCCAAGGTGGCAACGGCGGCTTAGGTGGTGATGGCGGCCGCGGCGGGAACGGCACCGGCCTCAACAGCAATGCCGGCGACGGCGGTGACGGCGGCAAGGGCGGCATCGGCGGCCAGGGCGGTGCCGGGCAGGCAGGCGCGGTGGGCAGTTACGCCGACGGCGACGGTAACGGAGGCAACGGCACCAGCGGCGGTGCCGGCGGCACCGGTGGTGATGGCGGCAAGGGCGGTGACGCGGGAACCGCAACCGGTACCGGAAACCTCGGCGCTAACGGCAACGGCGGCGCGGGCGGCCAAGGCGGCAACGGTGGGATAGCCGGTAACGGTGGACGGGGCGCCGACGGCGACGCGGCCCACATCAACGGTGGCAACGGTGGCAACGGCGGCGATGTCGGTGAAGCGGGCGTCGGCGGCAACGGTGGCGCGGCCGGAGCTGTTGGCACCGGAGGCAACGCCGGCGTCCACGGAGCGGATGGTCTTGCGTCAACCGCGGGCGGTAACGGCGGCGCCGGCGGCAACGGTTTTGGCTCGACGACCGCGGGTGTCAACGGCGGCGTCGGCGGCAACGGCGGTAACGGCGGAGACCACGGCAACGGCGGCAACGGCGGCGCCGGCGGCGATGGCTTCACCGGCGCGCAGGGCATCAGCGCTACGACCGCGGGCGGCTCGGGTACCAGCGGTGGTGATGGCACCGATGGCGGCGCGGGCGGTGGAGGCGGCCTGGGTGGTGCGGTCGCGGGCAACGGCGGCAATGGCGGCAAGGGCGGCGCTGGCGGGTCGGGTGGCCACGGGGGCGACGGCCTGGACGGCGCGCAGGTGAGCGTGGCCGGGACGGACGGCAACGACGGTGGTTCCGGTGGCAACGGTGGAAATGCCGGCTCCGGTGGAGCCGGCGGCAACGCCGGCGGTGTAGCTGCCGGCGGGTCCGGCAGTACGGGCGTCAACGGGACTGGTGGAGCAGGCGGGTCCGGTGGCAACGCCGGCACGGCCGGTGACGGATCGGACGGCGCGGCCGGTGACACCACCCACGTCGACGGCGGCAAGGGTGGCAACGGCGGCGACGTCGGGACCGCGGGCACGGCCGGCCAGGGTGGTGCTGTGGGTAACGGTGGCACCGGTGGTGCTGCGGGAGCTGACGGTAGCGCCGGCACAGCGATCACCGGTCCCGCGGGCAACGGCGGCAAGGGTGGTGCGGGGTACGACGCGGCCAGTGACGCAAACGCCACGGGCGGTACCAGCGGCGGCAACGGTGGCGCCGGCGGTAGCGGTGGCAATGCCGGCAACGGTGGCGACGGCGGCGCCGGTGGCGACGGCAAGACCGGTGGTGCCGGTGGTGCCGGCGCCGTGGGAACGTCCGGCGCCCCCAATGGCGGTGTCGGTGGTTCAGGCACCGGTGGTGGCAACGGTGGCGAGGGCGGCGCGGGCGGCAATGGCGGCGCGCTGGCGCTCAACACCGCCGGCAACGGTGGCGCTGGCGGCGACGGTGGTGGCGGCGGCAACGGTGGTGCCGGTGGTGCCGGATTCAGTCCGACCGCAGCCGGAGCCGCCGGTGGCAACGGGGGCAACGGCGGCCAGGCCGGTTCCGGTGGTAACGGTGGCATCGGTGGCAATGCCGGAACCACGAGCCATGGCACGGTCGGCGTCAACGGTGATGGCGGCAAGGGCGGTAGCGCTGGCGCGGCCGGTGCGGGTGGCAATGGTGGCCGGGGTGCCGATGGCAACGCCACCACCATCAACGGTGGCAAGGGTGGCAATGGCGGTGACCCGGGTGCCGCGGCCGGAGCCGGCGGTACCGGGGGCGCAGCCGGCACCACGGCCGGTGGCGGCGGCACCGATGGCAGCGACGGCGCGGCCGGAACCGGTGCGGTGGGCGCGTCGGGTAACGGCGGCAATGGCGGCAACGGCTACAACGCGGCCGGCGACGGCAGCGCGGCGGCTGGAACCAACGGTGGCAAGGGCGGCGCCGGTGGTGACGGCGGTGCGATCGGCAATGGTGGCAACGGTGGTGTCGGCGGTAGCGGCAAGATGGGCGCCAACGGCTACACGGCCCCGAACGGTAAAGCCGCCAACGGCGGTACCGGAGGCGCCGGCACCAATGGCACCCAGCCGGGTCAGGCCGGGGGTGATGGCGGCACTGGCAACAGTGTGAGCAGCACGAGCTGGGGGGCGCCCACCATCACTGGCGGTGCCGGCGGAAAGGGCGGCGACGGGGGCCAGGCAGCCGACGGCGGTCAAGGTGGCGCGGGTGGTGGCGCCAATGGGAAAACCGGCGGCATCGGCGCCAAAGCCTATGGCGGTCAAGGCGGCAACGGTGGCAACGGTGGCGAGGGCGCGGATGGCACTGCCGGGGGCAGCGGTGGTGCTGGCGGTGCTGGCGGCAAGGGCGGCTTGATCTCGGGAAACGGTGGCAATGGTGGTGCCGGTGGGTCGGGTGCCAATGGCGGTGCCGGCGAGCAGGGTGGCGACGGCGGTGCCGGCGGTACTGGTGGTAAAGGCGAGAACCACCAGGGCACTGGCTACGCCAAGGGCGGCAACGGCGGCAACGGCGGTACCGGTGGTGCCGGCGGCGACGGCGGGAATGGCGGGAATGGCGCTGCCGGTGGTGCAGCGGGTGTCGCGCAAGGCGCCGGTGTCAGCGGGACCGCTGGCACCGCCGGCGATGCGGGCACCGGTGGTGCGGCCGGTGCCGGTGGTGGAGGTGGCGCCCGCGGTGAAGGCGGTGGAGCCGAAGCGGGTGGTGCAGTCAGTGCGGATAAGGGTTCGCCGGGCCAGGCCGGAGCCGGTGGCGCCGGCGGCACGAAGGGTAACGACGGCACCCATGGCTAGCCGCGTCCTCACGCGCACCCTTTCGCGCCGGTTTGCCGGCGACGAAAACGCAACCAACTAATCGCGAATCAAGGCAGATAGGCATCCCCCCAATGGCTCGTAAGCGTCATAGCTCAGGTCAGCACGTCAACCGCGGCAGTGCGGGACGTCGTGCGGTCGGCGCTGCTGGTGCAGTCAGTGCGTTCTTGACGTTCGGGGTAGTGCCGCAGGCGCAGGCCGACTTCGAGCTGGAAGATCTGTTCGATCCGACTGCCTGGACTGCGTTGTTCGACGGTGGCACGTGGGACCCGGGGTTCAACTGGGATCAGCTGTTCACCGGCGCTGACCTGACCAACGCGCTGAGCGCGGCTTACACCGACCCGGTGCCGGCCGCAGGGGATCCGCTGGACATCACTGGTCTGATTGACCAGTGGCTGTATGAGCCGATGCATAACGCGATGGTCGATTGGATCAACAGCCCGTTTGGCACTCAGGTCGACACCGTCATCAACAACATCTTCGGGTTCGGGTCGATCGTCATTGGCAATGGAGCGGCGGGCACCGAGCTCAATCCCGATGGCGGTAACGGCGGGTGGTTGTTCGGTGATGGTGGCGCGGGCTATGACGGCTCGTTGACCGGTCTCGCCGGCGGTGACGGTGGTGCGGCCGGGATGTTCGGCAACGGCGGTGCCGGTGGTGATGGCGGGGATGGTTTCGCCGGTGGTAACGGGGGTGCCGGTGGTTGGTGGAACGGTGTCGGTGGTGTCGGCGGCAATGGTGGTGCCGGTGGTAACGGTGGTGATGGCGGCGTCGGGGCCGGGTTGATGTTCGGCATCGGCGGTGTCGGCGGTGCCGGTGGCGACGGTGCGGCCGGTGTAGCGGGTACGACCGGTGCCGCGGGCGTCAACGGCGGCAATGGTGGCCTCGGCGGCAATGGTGGCCTCGGCGGTAGCGGCGGCGCCGGCGGGGCGTCCAAGGCGTTGTTCTTTGGTGCGGGCGGCAAGGGCGGTGCCGCAGGTGACGGTGGCGCCGGCGGTGTCGGCGGCGCGGGCTTGGCCGGCACCAACGGAAACGACGGGAAGGCCGGCACGTTCGCCGGCGGCGGGACCGGCAACGGCGGAGATGGCACCGACGGTACCGACGGCGGCAACGGCGGCACGGGTGGCAACGGTGGCGTGGCCGGCACCGCCGGGGCCGCCGGGGTCACGCGCTCGTTGTTCGGCTCCGACGGTGCGGCGGGAGCGACAGGCCACGCCGGTGATGGCGGCAGCGGCGGGGCGGGCGGCGTTGCCGGGCTCGGCGGCACCGGTGGCGCCGGCGCGACCGGTACGGCGGCGCACATCAACGGTGGTACCGGCGGCAACGGCGGCACCACCGGCACGGCGGGCGCCGGTGGTGCCGGCGGCCAGGCCGGGGGCGCCGGAGCCACGGCCGGTACGCAGGGTGTCGACGGAGCTGCGGCGACCGGCATCGGTGGCAACGGCGGCCGGGGCGGCGACGGCTACAACGCCGCCGCGGACCCGAACGCGGCGCCCGGCACCGCCGGCGGCAACGGTGGCGCGGGCGGTAACGCCGGTGCGCTGGGCTTGGCCGGCATGGGCGGCAACGGTGGTAACGGTGCTGCCGGATCAGCCGGAGTCAACAGCACCACGGCCGGCGTAGACGGCACCGACGGCGGTCACGGGGGTGCGGGCGGTAACGGTGGCATTGGTGGTCTGAAGGCGGATGGACACACTCGTGGTGACACCGGTGTCGGCGGTGCCGGGGGCGCCGGCGGTGCCGGTGGCAATGGCTACACCGGATTGAGCGGTGTCACCCCGGGTGCCAATGGCGAGTCCGGCACCGATGGCGGTGCCGGCGGCAACGGCGGAGTCGGCGGTACCGGTTCGGTCGCCGGCCAGCACGGTGCCGGTGGCCTCGGCGGCAATGGTGGCGACGGTGGCAGCGGCGCGACCGGCGCCACCGGTGCGGGCGGAAACCTGACTGATCTCAACGGCCAGACCGGCGGCAATGGCGGCAATGGTGGCAACGCCGGTGCCGGTGGTGCCGGCGGTCAGGGCGCCAACGGCCCGGCGGGCAGCGGCAGCAACGGCACCGCGGGGGTCGGCGGTAACGGCGGTGCCGGCGGGAAAGGCCTTGCAGGCGTCAGCAGTTCGACGGCCGGTGTCGATGGCGCC is a window from the Mycobacterium sp. SVM_VP21 genome containing:
- a CDS encoding PE family protein; protein product: MISERINAARLRRRVPGAVSAVATALAFGMAPGMPVASADGELDWLLDSFGWSGWSGADANGVDWGSLFDPSAGWAGGDAFDVTALVEEYIYTPLHASMVDWMESPLGIEVDTFINETFGFGSIIIGNGAAGVAGVDGGNGGDGGWLFGNGGAGVDGGDGGAAGMFGNGGAGGAGLAGMAGGDGGAGGSWMGVGGAGGAGGLTGGAGGNGGDGAGWLFGSGGAGGDGGVGAAGAAGAAGATGLWADGGSGAAGGNGVVGGNGGNGGAGGKASGLFGTGGNGGAGGVGGNGGNGGRGGDGALGEWAEATSNGNGGAGAVGGDGANGGLGGNGGVAGTGTSFGSSGVNGLGGQGGAGGNAGLAGDGGDGAQGMLGNADGGRGADGGNPGAVGLGGIGGLTGGSGTEHAASGADGLAATSGGNGGNGGAGFDVAAYNAAHAGDLGFKALSIAGGNGGAAGNAGLLGNGGQGGDGGNGGNGGAGGNGGYGGGKGGTGGNGGNGGAGGDGGALGGVGGQGGNGGLGGDGGRGGNGTGLNSNAGDGGDGGKGGIGGQGGAGQAGAVGSYADGDGNGGNGTSGGAGGTGGDGGKGGDAGTATGTGNLGANGNGGAGGQGGNGGIAGNGGRGADGDAAHINGGNGGNGGDVGEAGVGGNGGAAGAVGTGGNAGVHGADGLASTAGGNGGAGGNGFGSTTAGVNGGVGGNGGNGGDHGNGGNGGAGGDGFTGAQGISATTAGGSGTSGGDGTDGGAGGGGGLGGAVAGNGGNGGKGGAGGSGGHGGDGLDGAQVSVAGTDGNDGGSGGNGGNAGSGGAGGNAGGVAAGGSGSTGVNGTGGAGGSGGNAGTAGDGSDGAAGDTTHVDGGKGGNGGDVGTAGTAGQGGAVGNGGTGGAAGADGSAGTAITGPAGNGGKGGAGYDAASDANATGGTSGGNGGAGGSGGNAGNGGDGGAGGDGKTGGAGGAGAVGTSGAPNGGVGGSGTGGGNGGEGGAGGNGGALALNTAGNGGAGGDGGGGGNGGAGGAGFSPTAAGAAGGNGGNGGQAGSGGNGGIGGNAGTTSHGTVGVNGDGGKGGSAGAAGAGGNGGRGADGNATTINGGKGGNGGDPGAAAGAGGTGGAAGTTAGGGGTDGSDGAAGTGAVGASGNGGNGGNGYNAAGDGSAAAGTNGGKGGAGGDGGAIGNGGNGGVGGSGKMGANGYTAPNGKAANGGTGGAGTNGTQPGQAGGDGGTGNSVSSTSWGAPTITGGAGGKGGDGGQAADGGQGGAGGGANGKTGGIGAKAYGGQGGNGGNGGEGADGTAGGSGGAGGAGGKGGLISGNGGNGGAGGSGANGGAGEQGGDGGAGGTGGKGENHQGTGYAKGGNGGNGGTGGAGGDGGNGGNGAAGGAAGVAQGAGVSGTAGTAGDAGTGGAAGAGGGGGARGEGGGAEAGGAVSADKGSPGQAGAGGAGGTKGNDGTHG